The Naumovozyma dairenensis CBS 421 chromosome 11, complete genome genome includes a window with the following:
- the RNT1 gene encoding ribonuclease III (similar to Saccharomyces cerevisiae RNT1 (YMR239C); ancestral locus Anc_8.779) — MSESSKRKHDILQDQEIFDSSIKKNKKSSSKSSSNGTKQKKVKLEKSDRKEKSKKNRKRTRKKRLRTFLKGKPCPYLYQYSESLQLEHAVGKLLESYQRILDLSPNLKIYNQAKEIQSKSEAPVSQSFYRSKLKLAAELKSLNFLQKESILKEIREYDSNFNVDDLKPILTKLRKSNIEQLPEYDGSKRSLDEKTEQSLETLTNNDDDDTQETNGNWPPALPEIKNPAIRAKVFMHSSVVNKNSFLSPIELVHNSNERLEFLGDSILNTIMTTIIYDKFPDYNEGQLSYLRTELVRNKCLKEWSYLYGFDKKLKADINFLLAHDDKGAKKYIADIFEAYIGGLMEDDPVRNLPRIRKWLKKLAEPVIAEVTKTKVGVTAKETKDVNAKRELYSLIGYAALNLHYVPIKTPTNIESEAIVECRVGDGTVLGRGVAKNTKIAGAKAAEAALANKELIEKYAKIRASIPREESSVRRVNTKSSNTKKKTKPAGSVIKPPTTADFTNSQIKLGPDGQLVLD; from the coding sequence ATGAGCGAAAGTtccaaaagaaaacatGATATCTTGCAAGATCAGGAGATCTTTGATTCTTCCAttaagaagaacaagaaatcatcatctaaatcATCCAGTAATGGCACGAAACAAAAGAAGGTTAAACTAGAAAAATCTGAcagaaaggaaaaatcaaaaaaaaatcgaAAAAGGACAAGAAAGAAGAGGTTACGGACGTTCCTGAAAGGAAAACCGTGTCCATACTTATACCAATATAGCGAATCACTACAATTAGAACATGCTGTTGGTAAACTTCTAGAATCCTACCAACGTATCCTTGATTTGTCtccaaatttgaaaatatataatcaagctaaagaaattcaaagtAAATCAGAAGCCCCCGTATCACAATCATTTTATAGATCAAAATTGAAACTGGCAGCAGAattaaaatctttgaatttcCTCCAAAAGGAATCTATATTAAAGGAAATAAGGGAATACGACTCTAATTTTAATGTCGATGACCTAAAACCAATCTTAACGAAATTACGTAAATCTAATATCGAACAATTACCAGAATATGATGGTTCAAAACGTTCCTTGGACGAGAAAACAGAACAATCATTGGAAACTTTAACTAAtaatgacgatgatgatactCAGGAAACAAACGGTAATTGGCCGCCTGCATTACCTGAAATTAAGAACCCTGCCATCAGAGCGAAAGTCTTTATGCATTCTTCAGTGGTTAATAAAAATAGTTTCTTGTCACCAATTGAATTAGTTCATAATAGCAACGAAAGATTAGAATTCTTAGGTGATTCTATTTTGAATACTATCATGACTACCATCATTTATGATAAATTCCCAGATTATAATGAAGGGCAATTATCATATTTAAGAACTGAATTGGTTAGAAATAAATGTTTGAAAGAATGGTCTTATCTATACGGATTTGATAAGAAGTTGAAAGCTGACATTAATTTCCTTCTGGCTCATGATGATAAGGGCgcaaagaaatatattgcTGATATTTTTGAAGCCTATATTGGGGGGCTAATGGAAGATGATCCCGTTAGAAATTTAccaagaattagaaaatggtTAAAGAAGTTAGCAGAACCTGTCATTGCTGAAGTGACAAAGACTAAAGTTGGTGTCACTGCaaaggaaacaaaagaTGTTAACGCTAAGAGAGAATTGTATTCCTTGATTGGTTATGCAGCTTTGAATTTACATTATGTTCCAATTAAAACTCCAACAAATATAGAATCTGAAGCCATTGTAGAATGTAGAGTGGGTGATGGTACTGTTCTCGGTAGAGGTGTTGccaaaaatacaaaaattGCAGGAGCTAAAGCTGCGGAAGCTGCCTTGGCAAACAAAGAATTAATCGAAAAATACGCAAAGATTCGTGCTAGTATTCCAAGAGAAGAATCATCTGTTAGAAGAGTTAATACTAAATCCAGTAACacgaaaaagaaaactaaACCTGCTGGAAGTGTAATTAAACCACCGACAACTGCAGATTTCACTAATTCACAAATCAAATTGGGTCCAGATGGACAATTGGTTCTGgattaa
- the CUS1 gene encoding U2 snRNP complex subunit CUS1 (similar to Saccharomyces cerevisiae CUS1 (YMR240C); ancestral locus Anc_8.780), whose product MARKTRRTHHKKNTINGTATQDNDEKLKLLQLIDSRKQTSTIVTSNNKVKKHVKENSPISNISKEQLEKQFSSLLKKFEIPNNDNKTKSDITSSTKIASKQQKQQQQQLVAQSTSLQIGMQSKEPISKSKLRKIMKPSLSKLKTLTSHPELIQWYDCDAPYPYLLTSIKSSKNIIPVPSHWQLKREYLSGRSTLLTKKPFQLPDIIRQTDIESMRSTLPSTSLEDDDTTRLKQTMRQKVQPKLNSLDIDYKKLYDTFFKLGAHWKPPYMLPYGDLYYENRNMNDELEWSQIRKEKLPGVISAELRQIMNLQEGQLPPWYMKMQTNNNSNNSGAGSELELPPGYPGFKIAGINWDITNLKGETYGKLVTSKQKANDYKLFGQVVDFTDNLKEQDDEVHEREEEPEDNGEKQKVQNDILTPLGEVQIDKAAIKEIKTAPDVEKDETTTRQLYRVLKEDTANPGRFKL is encoded by the coding sequence ATGGCTAGGAAAACTAGAAGAACTCATCATAAAAAGAATACTATAAATGGTACAGCAACCCaggataatgatgaaaaattgaaacttttACAACTAATAGATTCAAGAAAGCAAACAAGTACCATCGTTACTTCAAACAATAAAGTTAAAAAGCATGTGAAAGAGAACAGCCCAATATCGAATATAAGTAAAGAACAACTGGAAAAACAATTCAGTTCtctattaaagaaattcgAAATACCGaacaatgataataaaaccAAATCAGACATTACTAGTTCAACTAAAATAGCATCTAAACAACAAAagcaacagcagcagcaactTGTCGCACAAAGCACTTCTTTGCAAATTGGCATGCAAAGCAAGGAACCCATCTCCAAATCAAAACTACGGAAAATTATGAAACCATCATTAtccaaattgaaaacattaACATCCCACCCAGAACTAATTCAATGGTATGATTGTGACGCACCATACCCGTACCTTCTAACCTCTATAAAATCatccaaaaatataataccCGTCCCATCGCATTGGCAATTGAAAAGAGAATATTTATCAGGAAGATCCACCCTCCTCACAAAGAAACCATTCCAATTACCAGACATAATAAGACAAACAGATATAGAATCAATGAGATCCACACTTCCTTCAACTTCTCtcgaagatgatgatacaACGAGACTAAAGCAAACAATGAGACAAAAAGTACAACCgaaattgaattcattggATATAGATTATAAGAAATTATACGAtactttctttaaattAGGTGCTCATTGGAAACCACCGTATATGTTACCTTACGGTGATCTTTATTATGAGAATAGAAATatgaatgatgaattagaatGGTCCCAAATTCGTAAAGAGAAACTACCTGGGGTTATTAGTGCCGAATTGAGACAAATTATGAATTTACAAGAGGGTCAATTGCCTCCATGGTATATGAAAATGCAgactaataataacagcaACAACTCTGGCGCTGGATCTGAACTCGAGTTACCACCGGGATATCCTGGTTTTAAGATTGCAGGAATTAATTGGGATATTACCAATTTGAAAGGGGAAACGTACGGGAAACTCGTAACGTCGAAGCAAAAAGCTAATGATTATAAACTGTTCGGGCAGGTAGTTGATTTCACTGACAATCtaaaagaacaagatgaCGAAGTGCATGAGCGGGAGGAAGAACCTGAAGACAATGGAGAGAAACAAAAGGTACAAAATGATATCTTGACACCACTAGGTGAAGttcaaattgataaagCGGcaatcaaagaaattaagACTGCCCCCGATGTCGAGAAAGATGAAACAACGACAAGACAACTATATAGGGTCTTGAAAGAAGATACTGCTAATCCTGGAAGGTTTAAGCTGTGA